Proteins co-encoded in one Halococcoides cellulosivorans genomic window:
- a CDS encoding DUF7827 domain-containing protein, whose product MTLRCRPSGSSVSGLIVLVALAGSLVAAGAIAGPAAGAVATDANTTATQTTETATPTDRSTADEQVTIDPVSVDRGDVARIQVGMDGTDTAFVSIGDVDDDGVRLIVRVRDGNDDGTVILEANTYNLIDATADNATRFRAADDADSVTILRHEGAHEYDEPLPVGSNDARSYELRVGTTWNDTSGGLGGALDRTVLRVFERSTTDFSTWAAPTDADLDSVSSIRSAQADGLMAETTAVGDRTAVLSIQASGLTGALRATNGSTTADRLATLSDGDVVRFSTRVSSRAGNPVSSAGAIDLRSETTRVVADHQNDTLFVVLESGSWPTTEHVSVEFAIPDESALNAGSDQRVSTSIDPVTVDPGPRFTAAPSGPIAVENASVVRGDVARIPVSVGNGDRVTVRLGSERAGWERIVRVADRDDDGQIDLRVNTLLAGDADPRTAIEATGEDGVVAIEAQSNDFDRALGAGPDGHYAYAVSAHEEYNATTATGDHGAGTLRVDQRSTDGIAIHSAPRSMAGELTGDASLDAIDDGRIVESQIVGQELILVELDATGLGGALAAANGSTPTERFLNATDGDPVSFGVENPFAFFDDPSVELTTSNVTSVVRDSETGHLIVVLDATTLDGGLTDGDQYIPELSIPEESPLSTGADRSVEEPFEYGDSSGINESAIVMFDDRSYAPEAEQPISGTTTLPPGTELTVGVESDLTPESESAFLTETSAVVAPDGSWSTTIDLSEGVEGQRFTADVVEPDSVGSVDAVIGEAPQETSVTPDRSSLSPEPTTLSGTSTFDPGTQVFLSLRPSLSDRAIYGGLTVRQVETTIGPDGDWAADVNLSGLDSGWYKLSLGSEGTSASAEYRIGSAPDPEPIAVRNYRRASAPTDAIQPSAVMDAKGDYLTGAISLESAVTVMRAYFFG is encoded by the coding sequence GTGACTCTCCGATGTCGGCCCTCCGGGTCGTCGGTCTCTGGGCTGATCGTCCTCGTCGCACTGGCTGGATCGCTCGTCGCGGCGGGGGCCATCGCCGGGCCCGCTGCGGGAGCGGTCGCGACCGACGCGAATACGACCGCCACCCAGACCACCGAGACGGCGACGCCGACCGACCGGTCGACCGCGGACGAACAGGTCACGATCGACCCCGTCTCCGTCGACCGCGGTGACGTGGCCCGAATCCAGGTCGGGATGGACGGCACCGACACGGCGTTCGTCTCGATCGGTGACGTCGACGACGACGGGGTCCGCCTGATCGTCCGTGTTCGGGACGGCAACGACGACGGGACGGTCATTCTGGAGGCCAACACCTACAATCTGATCGATGCGACGGCCGACAACGCGACGCGGTTCCGGGCCGCAGACGACGCGGATTCGGTGACGATCTTGCGACATGAGGGGGCCCACGAGTACGACGAGCCACTGCCGGTCGGCAGCAACGACGCCCGGAGCTACGAACTGCGTGTCGGGACGACGTGGAACGACACGTCGGGTGGCCTCGGCGGCGCGCTCGACAGGACGGTCCTGCGCGTCTTCGAACGGTCGACGACCGACTTCTCGACGTGGGCCGCACCGACCGACGCCGACCTCGACAGCGTGTCGTCGATTCGATCGGCACAGGCCGACGGGCTGATGGCCGAGACGACTGCCGTGGGCGATCGGACGGCCGTCCTGTCGATCCAGGCCTCGGGCCTGACCGGGGCGCTGCGCGCGACGAACGGGTCGACGACCGCCGATCGACTCGCGACGCTGTCGGACGGCGACGTCGTCCGGTTCTCGACGCGGGTCTCCTCGCGGGCGGGCAATCCCGTCTCGTCGGCGGGCGCGATCGATCTGCGCTCGGAGACGACCCGGGTGGTCGCTGACCACCAGAACGACACGCTGTTCGTCGTCCTCGAATCGGGGTCGTGGCCCACCACCGAGCACGTCAGCGTCGAGTTCGCGATTCCCGATGAGAGCGCGTTGAACGCCGGAAGCGATCAACGAGTTTCCACGTCGATCGACCCCGTGACCGTCGATCCCGGCCCCCGATTCACGGCCGCCCCATCTGGGCCGATCGCCGTCGAGAACGCGAGCGTCGTCCGGGGTGACGTCGCGAGGATCCCCGTCTCGGTCGGTAACGGCGATCGCGTGACCGTTCGACTCGGGAGTGAGCGCGCGGGGTGGGAACGCATCGTCCGCGTCGCGGACCGAGACGACGATGGGCAGATCGATCTGCGGGTGAACACGCTGCTGGCGGGCGACGCCGACCCGCGAACGGCGATCGAGGCGACCGGCGAGGACGGCGTCGTCGCGATCGAAGCGCAGTCCAACGACTTCGATCGCGCGCTCGGCGCGGGCCCCGACGGTCACTACGCCTACGCGGTGAGCGCCCACGAGGAGTACAACGCCACGACGGCGACTGGCGATCACGGTGCGGGCACGCTGCGAGTCGACCAGCGCTCGACCGACGGGATCGCGATCCACAGCGCACCGCGATCCATGGCGGGTGAATTGACGGGCGACGCCTCCCTCGACGCGATCGACGACGGCCGGATCGTCGAGAGCCAGATCGTCGGTCAGGAGCTGATCCTCGTCGAACTCGACGCGACGGGCTTGGGTGGCGCGCTCGCCGCAGCGAACGGGTCGACGCCCACCGAGCGTTTCCTGAACGCGACCGACGGTGATCCGGTCTCGTTCGGGGTTGAAAACCCGTTTGCGTTCTTTGACGATCCCTCCGTCGAGTTGACGACCTCGAACGTCACGAGCGTCGTCAGGGATTCGGAGACTGGCCACCTGATCGTGGTCCTCGACGCGACGACGCTCGACGGTGGTCTCACCGACGGCGATCAGTACATCCCCGAACTGTCGATCCCCGAGGAGAGCCCGCTCTCGACGGGGGCCGATCGGAGCGTCGAGGAACCATTCGAGTACGGAGATTCGTCGGGGATCAACGAGTCTGCGATCGTGATGTTCGACGATCGCTCGTACGCTCCCGAGGCCGAACAGCCCATCTCGGGGACGACGACGCTTCCGCCGGGGACCGAACTGACGGTCGGCGTGGAGTCGGACCTCACTCCGGAGTCCGAGAGCGCGTTCCTGACCGAAACGTCGGCCGTCGTCGCACCCGACGGGTCGTGGTCGACGACGATCGATCTCTCGGAGGGCGTCGAGGGCCAGCGATTCACGGCCGACGTGGTGGAGCCTGACTCCGTCGGGTCGGTCGACGCGGTCATCGGTGAGGCTCCGCAGGAGACGTCGGTGACGCCCGATCGATCGTCACTGTCACCCGAACCGACGACGCTGTCGGGCACCTCGACGTTCGACCCGGGGACGCAGGTATTCCTCTCGTTGAGACCGAGCCTGTCCGATCGAGCGATTTACGGCGGTCTGACGGTTCGACAGGTCGAGACGACGATCGGGCCGGACGGCGACTGGGCGGCCGACGTCAACCTCTCGGGACTCGATTCCGGGTGGTACAAACTGAGCCTGGGCAGCGAGGGGACGTCCGCGTCCGCGGAGTACCGGATCGGTTCGGCCCCGGACCCCGAGCCGATCGCGGTGCGGAACTATCGCCGCGCGAGTGCACCCACCGACGCGATCCAGCCGTCGGCCGTGATGGATGCGAAGGGTGATTACCTCACCGGCGCGATCTCGCTCGAATCCGCCGTCACGGTGATGCGGGCGTACTTCTTCGGGTGA